The segment GCCGCAGTCGGCGTCCGGCGCGGTGCCGTGGCCCGGGTCGCGGCAGGCGTTGTAGACGGGCGAACCGCTGCCGGGGCCGCACGCGCCCACCATGGTCCCGCACGCCAGCGCATCGGTGACCCAGGCGCCATTCACCTGGCACGTCCGGGGGTTCGTGCACGCCACCGTGCACGCCGACTCCACGGTGCCGCACTGGGGCCCCGTGCCCGTCGCGATGACCGGGTAGTTGGAGAAGGTGATGTAGCAGGCCTCCGGGCCGATGCTCGCGGCGGCCTTGCGGGGCGCCGTTCCCCCGCGCACGGACTCCTCACCGCCCGGCAGGTTGCCGATGTACCAGAGCCAGGTGATGCCCGCCCGCTGCTCAAGGGGCACGTTCATCCGCAAGTAGTTGCCCGCGAGCCTGTCGCACGTCGTGCCCGAGAGGCTGTCGAAGGGCAGCACCGCTTCGTGGATTTCGCCGGTGTAGCCGAAGTCCTCATGCTGGCACGAGGCATAGGACGTACACGTCTTGGGGGTGGTGTCCTGGCCGCACGCCGCGGAGTTCGTCCGCGCGTAGCACTCCAGGCTGTAGGTGAAGTTGCCGGAGCACACCCAGTCACCGCTGGCGATGTCGTCGGCCGTGCAGGACAGGCCCTGCTCCGCGGTGCCAAGGGCCACGGGGACCTCCGCAGGCTCGGCGCTGGGGGGCACGGCCTCACCGCAGCCCCAGAGTCCCAGCGCGGCCACCACGCCCTGGAGCCAACGCAAGCGAAGGCCTCCCGTGCGCACGGGCGCGCCCGGTGGACGCACCCCTCCCAACAATGACGGTTCTTGCAGCGTTCGCATGGCGGGCTTTCCCCCCTCAAGCGGACCGGACATGGCCCGGGACGACGATGGTCGTCCGGGTTCGATACGGAAGGGCCGCGCAAGCCTGGTTCAATCTCCGACAAAAAAGTGGAGCGGCCGCTTCGCGCGCTGATGCGCTCGACGTGGCGGGCAGTGACGACGCGGTCGTCGTCACCGCCCTGGCTGGCGTCCGCGCCCTGGAAGGCCTGGGCGGCCTCCCTCAAGAGACTGGTGAAGCGGCCCCTGGACTCCGGCGGGATGGGCACGGAGTCCGGCGCGATGCGGGGCTGCCCGGTGTTGACGCACCTGCCCTGTCGGGGGTGACGGCTACGGGAGGCATTCGCCCTTCTCGGCCTTCGCGACGAGGGACGCGGGCGGCAGGAAGTGCTTCCCGTAGCGCTCCGCGAGCTGGCGGGCGCGCAGCACGAAGGCGCGCGGCCCCGTGCCGGTGGGCCCCTCGTAGCCGTTGATGTACTGCACGACGCCGCCCGTCCAGGGCGGGAAGCCGATGCCGAGGATGGAGCCCACGTTCGCGTCCGCGGCGGAGCGCAGGACGCCCTCGTCGAAGCAGCGCACCGTGTCGATGGCCTCCGCGAACAGCATCCGCTCCTTCATGTCCTCGAAGGGGATGGTGTGGCCGGGCTTCGTGTAGTGCTGGGTGAGGCCCGGCCAGAGGCCCGTGCGCTTGCCGTCCACGTAGTCGTAGAAGCCGCCGCCGGTGGAGCGGCCCTTGCGCTGGTGCTGGTCGACCATCGCGTCCATCACCGCGTAGCTGCCGTGGACCTCCCACGTCTTCCCCTCGGCCTCGACGGCGGCCTGGGTCTCCTTGCGGATCTTCCGGGGCAGGGTGAGCGTCAACTCGTCCACCAACTGGAGCGGGGCCGCGGGGTAGCCGGCCTGGAGCCCCGCCTGTTCAATGGACGCGGGCGGCAGGCCCTCGCCCACCATGGCGATGGCCTCGTTGAGGAACGTGCCAATCACGCGGCTGGTGAAGAAGCCCCGGCTGTCATTGACGACGATGGGCGTCTTGCCAATCTGCACCGCGATGTCGATGGCCTTCGCGAGCGCTGCGTCGCTCGTCTGCTTGCCCGCGATGAGCTCCAGCAGCGGCATCTTGTCCACGGGGGAGAAGAAGTGCATGCCCACGAAGTCGGGCGGGCGCGTCACCCCTTCGGCCAGCAGGGTGATGGGCAGGGTGGAGGTGTTGGACGCGAGCAGCGCGTCCGGGGCCACCACGCCCTGAATCTCCTGGAAGACCTTGTGCTTGAGCTTCACGTCCTCGAACACGGCCTCGATGACCAGGTCGCAGCCCGCCAGCGCGGCGGGGTCCATGGCGGGGGTGATGCGCGCGAGGAGCGCTTCGCCCTTCTCCTTCGTGGAGGAGCCCTTCTGGATGGCCTTCTCCACCAGCTTCGCGGAGTACTGCTTGCCCTTCTCCGCGGACTCCAGGCTCACGTCCTTGAGCACCACGTCGATGCCGGCCTTGGCGCAGACGTAGGCGATGCCCGCGCCCATCATCCCGGCGCCGAGGACGCCCACCTTCTTCGCGGTGTGCTGGGGGAAGCCCTTGGGGCGGCCGCCGCCGGAGTTGATGTGCTGCATGTCGAAGAAGAACGCCTGCATCATGTTCTTCGCGACCTGGCCCACGGCCAGCTCGGTGAAGTAGCGCGACTCGATGGTGAACGCGGTGTCGACGTCCACCTGCGTGCCCTCCACGGCCACCGCCATGATGGCGCGCGGCGCGGGCATGTTCGCGCCCTTGAGCTGCTTGCGCAGGTTGGCGGGGAAGGCGGGCAGGTTCGCCGCGAGCGCCGGGGTGGACGGCGTGCCGCCCGGAATCTTGTAGCCCTTCTGGTCCCACGGCTGCTGCGCCTTCGGGTTCGCCTTCACCCAGGCCCTGGCGGCGGGCAGCAGCGCGTCCACGGACTCCACCACGTCGTGCACCAGGCCCAGCTCCTTCGCCTCCTGCGGGCGGTAGCGCTGGCCCTGGAGCAGCACCTTCATCAGCGCGTCCGTGATGCCCAGCATGCGCACCGTGCGCACCACGCCGCCGCCGCCGGGCAGCAGCCCCAGCGTCACCTCCGGGAGGCCCACCTGCGCGCCCTTCACGTCCGCGATGATGCGCCGGTGACACGCGAGGGCGATCTCCAGCCCGCCGCCCATCGCCGCGCCGTTGAGCGCCGCGACCACGGGCCGGCCGAAGGTCTCCAGCGTGCGCAGCTGCGCCTTGATCTCCTCGCAGAGCTCGAAGACCTGCTTCGCCTCGTCCTTCTTCACGCGGCGCAGGTCGTTCAGGTCCCCGCCGGCGAAGAAGGTCTTCTTCGCGGAGGTGAGGACGACGCCGGTGATGCTGTCCTTCTCCTGGACCAGCCGGTCCACCGCGGCGCGCATGGACTTCACGTACGCGGCGTTCATGGTGTTGGCGGACTGGCCCGGGTCATCCAACGTCAAGACCACGATGCCGTCGGCGTCTTTTTCCCAGCGCAGGGTGTTCTGTTCGCTCATGGGGTCGCTCGAATTCTTCAAAAGGAAGGGGGGAGGTTCAGACGCGCTCGACGAGGGTGGCCACACCCATCCCGCCGCCGACGCACAGGGTGACGACCGCGCGGCGCGCCTGCCGCCGCTCCAGCTCATCCACCACGGTTCCGAGGATCATCGCGCCGGTGGCACCCAGCGGGTGGCCCATGGCGATGGAGCCGCCGTTGACGTTGAGCTTCTCGTCCGGGATGCCCAGGTCCTTCTGGTACTTGAGGACCACGGAGGCGAAGGCCTCGTTGAGCTCGAAGAGGTCGATGTCCTTCACCGTGAGGCCGGCGATGCCCAGCAGCTTCTGGGTGGCCGGGATGGGGCCGGTGAGCATGATGGTGGGGTCGGAGCCGGAGGTGGCCACGGCGGCGATGCGCGCCCGGGGCTTGAGCCCCAGCGCCTTGCCGACCTTCTCCGAGCCCACCAGCACGAGCGCCGCGCCGTCCACGATGCCGGAGGAGTTCCCCGGCGTGTGCACGTGGTGGATCCGCTCCACGGAGTGGTACTTCTGCAGCGCCACCGCGTCGAAGCCGCCCGCCTCGCCCATCACGCTGAAGGACGGGTTGAGCTGCCCCAGCGAGGCTACGGTGGAGTCCGGGCGCATGTGCTCGTCACGGTCGAGCACGGTGAGGCCGTTCTGGTCCCGCACCGGGACGACGGACTTGTTGAAGTAGCCGCCCGCCCAGGCCTTGGCCGCCAGCGCCTGGGAGCGCGCGGCGTAGGCGTCCACGTCCTCGCGGGTGAAGCCCTCCATCGTCGCGATGAGGTCCGCG is part of the Corallococcus soli genome and harbors:
- a CDS encoding acetyl-CoA C-acetyltransferase, whose amino-acid sequence is MSQEAFIFDAVRTPRGKGKKGALHGTKPVSLLIGLVEALKQRNPTLDPQRIDDVVLGVVSPVGDQGADIARTLVLAAGLPETTGGVQLNRFCASGLTAVNLAAQQVRSGWEHLVIAGGVESMSRVPMGSDGGAWALDPATNYDTYFVPQGISADLIATMEGFTREDVDAYAARSQALAAKAWAGGYFNKSVVPVRDQNGLTVLDRDEHMRPDSTVASLGQLNPSFSVMGEAGGFDAVALQKYHSVERIHHVHTPGNSSGIVDGAALVLVGSEKVGKALGLKPRARIAAVATSGSDPTIMLTGPIPATQKLLGIAGLTVKDIDLFELNEAFASVVLKYQKDLGIPDEKLNVNGGSIAMGHPLGATGAMILGTVVDELERRQARRAVVTLCVGGGMGVATLVERV
- a CDS encoding 3-hydroxyacyl-CoA dehydrogenase NAD-binding domain-containing protein, which codes for MSEQNTLRWEKDADGIVVLTLDDPGQSANTMNAAYVKSMRAAVDRLVQEKDSITGVVLTSAKKTFFAGGDLNDLRRVKKDEAKQVFELCEEIKAQLRTLETFGRPVVAALNGAAMGGGLEIALACHRRIIADVKGAQVGLPEVTLGLLPGGGGVVRTVRMLGITDALMKVLLQGQRYRPQEAKELGLVHDVVESVDALLPAARAWVKANPKAQQPWDQKGYKIPGGTPSTPALAANLPAFPANLRKQLKGANMPAPRAIMAVAVEGTQVDVDTAFTIESRYFTELAVGQVAKNMMQAFFFDMQHINSGGGRPKGFPQHTAKKVGVLGAGMMGAGIAYVCAKAGIDVVLKDVSLESAEKGKQYSAKLVEKAIQKGSSTKEKGEALLARITPAMDPAALAGCDLVIEAVFEDVKLKHKVFQEIQGVVAPDALLASNTSTLPITLLAEGVTRPPDFVGMHFFSPVDKMPLLELIAGKQTSDAALAKAIDIAVQIGKTPIVVNDSRGFFTSRVIGTFLNEAIAMVGEGLPPASIEQAGLQAGYPAAPLQLVDELTLTLPRKIRKETQAAVEAEGKTWEVHGSYAVMDAMVDQHQRKGRSTGGGFYDYVDGKRTGLWPGLTQHYTKPGHTIPFEDMKERMLFAEAIDTVRCFDEGVLRSAADANVGSILGIGFPPWTGGVVQYINGYEGPTGTGPRAFVLRARQLAERYGKHFLPPASLVAKAEKGECLP